From a single Flavobacteriales bacterium genomic region:
- a CDS encoding VCBS repeat-containing protein codes for MRTILLVAIILANASAPAQNFFDEQRIIEDAETNSPVVVIAADVDGDGDLDVIAGSENDNRISWYANDGVGNFGPMHLVTSAVLELTWVDAADMDGDGDIDLLAFSWGNHALFWFANDGAGIFSAPVMIETMAYGMDHIVAADLDGDGDLDILGCSQSSPLSWFQNNGMGIFGMAQNLPWINNNPLWAACKDVNNDGHIDIVYGGQGNPACMLNNGDGTFATAQLFPGSSPYSRNGELSDVNGDGIIDLIAASYNYSQHTLVFAGVGDGTFLPVQTLYGPGGTFSISSDLDNDGDLDLVSVLNTQGTMHWYANDGSGVFGTAQEITHTAYWGSCIVAADLEADGDLDLLTASREDDKVAWYRNDEGSFGPQLMITESAASAIMALGGDVDGDGDNDVVAISFSDRKLAWYPNDGNGVFGAIQRITITADHPQTMWLGDFDGDVDLDILIGTHGDSAISLYKNNGTGVFDAPIVIDHVLYGPSAIEVADLDGDGDMDIVATGWASAVYNYTNMGNDQFAKQTLGALIGYGEVILGDMDNDGDTDLIYDTGSSVKWRANDGNGVFGIAQVLYAQGVADQMRVADMDGDGDLDVVLAISNSLIIQINNALLFTTLVVDGSIYAPNCPHVDDFDNDGDQDIVVSSAYGDQIWYYKNLGGAQFAAAELVTDSVDLPRYVSSADLNNDGKPDLISASGTDNKVAWYPNKGHSGHVSVSSGSTLFYVGLTISPNPMTSTARIIADRPLTADDQIEVVDSQGRIVHIASGRGSPEILLERKGLSSGRYSIKLTKGGRLLGVAGFVVE; via the coding sequence ATGCGCACCATTCTTTTAGTAGCAATTATTCTGGCAAATGCTAGCGCGCCCGCACAAAACTTTTTCGATGAGCAACGGATCATAGAAGATGCCGAGACCAATTCTCCAGTTGTGGTAATTGCAGCAGATGTTGATGGTGACGGCGATCTGGATGTGATCGCTGGTTCTGAAAATGATAACCGTATTAGCTGGTATGCAAATGATGGTGTTGGGAATTTCGGGCCAATGCATTTGGTAACATCGGCAGTGCTTGAGCTTACTTGGGTAGATGCAGCGGATATGGATGGCGATGGCGATATTGATCTGCTCGCTTTTAGCTGGGGCAACCATGCCCTTTTTTGGTTTGCCAATGATGGTGCCGGGATCTTTTCTGCGCCAGTTATGATAGAGACGATGGCTTACGGTATGGATCACATAGTTGCCGCTGATCTGGATGGCGATGGTGACCTTGATATTCTTGGCTGCTCACAGTCCAGCCCCCTTAGCTGGTTCCAGAATAACGGTATGGGGATCTTCGGCATGGCACAGAACTTACCGTGGATCAATAACAACCCGCTTTGGGCGGCATGCAAGGATGTGAATAACGATGGTCATATTGATATTGTCTATGGTGGCCAAGGCAATCCAGCGTGCATGCTTAATAATGGAGATGGAACTTTCGCTACAGCACAGCTATTCCCAGGATCATCCCCATATTCCAGGAACGGTGAGCTTTCCGATGTTAATGGTGACGGTATAATTGACCTGATCGCTGCTTCATATAATTATAGCCAACATACCTTAGTGTTCGCGGGTGTTGGTGATGGTACGTTTCTTCCAGTTCAGACCTTGTATGGTCCGGGTGGCACATTTTCAATTAGCTCAGATCTAGATAATGACGGGGACCTCGATCTGGTCTCCGTGCTTAATACCCAAGGTACCATGCACTGGTACGCCAACGATGGCTCTGGGGTTTTTGGCACTGCACAAGAGATCACGCATACAGCATATTGGGGGTCTTGCATTGTGGCTGCTGATCTGGAAGCGGATGGTGATCTGGATCTTTTGACAGCATCACGAGAAGATGATAAGGTCGCTTGGTACCGGAACGATGAAGGTAGTTTTGGGCCACAGCTCATGATCACCGAGTCTGCGGCTAGTGCTATAATGGCACTAGGTGGTGATGTTGATGGAGACGGTGACAATGATGTTGTCGCAATTTCATTCTCTGACCGTAAGTTGGCGTGGTATCCGAATGATGGCAATGGCGTCTTTGGTGCAATTCAACGAATTACCATTACCGCAGATCATCCACAGACGATGTGGCTCGGCGACTTTGATGGTGATGTGGATCTGGATATTCTGATCGGTACCCATGGAGATAGTGCGATCAGTCTTTACAAGAATAATGGGACCGGTGTGTTCGATGCTCCGATCGTGATCGATCATGTGCTTTACGGACCTTCGGCTATAGAGGTGGCCGATCTGGACGGGGATGGCGATATGGATATTGTGGCCACTGGTTGGGCAAGTGCGGTCTATAATTACACTAACATGGGGAATGATCAATTTGCCAAACAGACGTTGGGTGCTCTAATTGGTTATGGTGAGGTTATTCTGGGTGATATGGATAATGATGGCGATACGGATCTGATCTATGATACGGGCAGCTCCGTTAAATGGAGAGCGAATGACGGTAACGGGGTCTTCGGAATTGCGCAAGTGCTGTACGCACAAGGTGTTGCAGACCAGATGCGGGTTGCTGATATGGATGGAGATGGCGATCTGGATGTAGTACTCGCAATTAGCAATTCGCTGATCATCCAGATCAACAATGCCCTTCTTTTCACAACATTAGTTGTAGACGGCTCCATCTATGCACCAAATTGTCCGCACGTTGATGACTTTGATAATGATGGTGATCAGGATATCGTTGTTTCTTCAGCCTATGGCGATCAGATCTGGTACTATAAGAACCTAGGCGGAGCACAATTCGCTGCTGCTGAATTAGTCACGGATTCTGTTGATCTTCCGCGCTATGTTTCAAGCGCAGATCTGAACAATGACGGTAAGCCGGATCTGATCTCTGCTTCTGGTACTGATAATAAGGTCGCATGGTACCCGAACAAGGGTCATTCCGGACATGTTTCAGTGTCCAGTGGATCGACCTTGTTTTATGTGGGACTCACGATAAGTCCGAACCCTATGACCAGCACGGCACGTATTATCGCCGATCGCCCCCTCACAGCTGATGACCAGATAGAGGTTGTAGATAGCCAAGGGCGCATAGTTCATATAGCCTCTGGGCGCGGATCACCGGAGATCTTATTGGAGCGCAAGGGATTATCTTCCGGAAGATATTCGATCAAGCTCACGAAGGGTGGGCGGCTCTTAGGAGTTGCTGGCTTCGTGGTGGAGTGA
- a CDS encoding DUF2254 domain-containing protein: protein MVLNNLRLRLRSGYRTVTGSIAFYPVVLALLFAVLSVGLIWFDLSGPGVQLKGKMGWMSLKDAEAARSIISTIASGIITLTVFSFSMVMIVLNQAASQLSNRVLDQLIGNRFQQVILGIYIGTILFALILLTTIRQGDTGNSVPALSTYTLILIAVLDIFLFIYFLHYITRSVKYEVIIQRIHAETRNAMAIQLTGDVPRTPVAHAQLQFAINATGSGTFTHVDAQSLLEICVEHSIAVEIIELPGSFIVAGAQLLLVDQPVPERVKQELLNAITLSSIENVDDNYAFGFRQLTEVAMKALSPGINDPGTALLALRSLFDLFAYRLLHYSKSSWYDDDGTFRVTLREWSFDLLFNATVLAIWDYGRTDRSIQYELAGLLPQLNTSSEEVKTMRDRVRAEIHKRDSA from the coding sequence ATGGTATTGAACAACCTTCGTCTTCGGCTACGGTCGGGCTACAGAACGGTAACGGGAAGCATAGCCTTCTACCCTGTTGTTCTGGCGCTATTGTTCGCGGTGCTCTCCGTTGGATTGATCTGGTTCGACCTGTCCGGGCCGGGGGTACAGCTGAAGGGCAAGATGGGTTGGATGAGCCTGAAGGATGCCGAGGCCGCACGCTCGATCATCTCCACTATTGCGAGTGGCATCATCACACTCACGGTATTCAGTTTCTCCATGGTCATGATCGTGCTGAACCAGGCCGCATCCCAATTGAGCAATCGTGTGTTGGACCAACTGATCGGCAATCGCTTTCAGCAAGTGATCCTCGGCATTTATATCGGAACCATCCTCTTCGCCTTAATACTGCTCACCACTATTCGACAAGGCGATACCGGCAATTCCGTACCCGCTCTCAGCACCTATACATTGATCCTGATCGCCGTTCTGGACATCTTCCTCTTCATCTATTTTCTCCATTACATCACGCGTTCCGTGAAGTACGAAGTGATCATCCAACGGATCCATGCCGAAACGCGTAATGCCATGGCAATACAACTCACTGGTGATGTGCCTCGGACACCTGTTGCACACGCGCAGTTGCAATTTGCGATCAATGCCACTGGGTCAGGTACATTCACACACGTGGATGCGCAATCGTTGCTGGAGATCTGCGTAGAGCATTCCATAGCTGTGGAGATCATAGAGCTGCCGGGTTCCTTCATTGTAGCAGGTGCACAGCTCTTGTTAGTGGATCAGCCCGTGCCCGAAAGAGTGAAGCAAGAACTGCTGAACGCCATTACACTTTCCAGCATAGAGAATGTTGATGACAATTACGCGTTCGGTTTTAGGCAACTGACGGAAGTCGCTATGAAGGCATTAAGCCCTGGTATCAATGACCCCGGTACGGCATTGCTCGCATTACGCTCGTTATTCGATCTATTCGCTTATCGGTTGTTGCACTACTCCAAATCGAGTTGGTATGATGACGATGGTACCTTCCGGGTCACGCTACGCGAATGGTCATTCGACCTACTTTTCAATGCCACTGTGCTTGCCATCTGGGATTATGGACGAACGGACCGTTCCATTCAATATGAACTTGCCGGACTCCTACCTCAACTGAACACGTCTTCGGAAGAAGTAAAGACAATGCGGGATCGTGTACGCGCTGAGATACATAAGCGCGATTCAGCTTAA
- the recA gene encoding recombinase RecA, whose translation MASEINKDKLKALQLTMDKMDKVFGKGAVMKLGDEAVEPMEVISSGSIGLDLALGVGGYPKGRVIEIYGPESSGKTTLAIHAIAEAQKAGGIAAIIDAEHAFDRFYAEALGVDIENLLISQPDNGEQALEIADNLIRSGAIDILVIDSVAALTPRAEIEGEMGDSVVGMQARLMSKALRKLTGTISKTGCCCIFINQLREKIGVMFGNPETTTGGNALKFYATIRLDIRRATQIKDGENVIGNRTRVKVVKNKVAPPFKKTEFDIMYGKGISKAGEIIDMGVELNIIKKSGSWFSYMDNKLGQGRDMVKQILEDNPELCEEVEAKIKEAVGKAGEPVTA comes from the coding sequence ATGGCCAGTGAGATCAATAAAGACAAGCTGAAGGCACTACAGCTGACAATGGATAAGATGGACAAGGTCTTCGGAAAAGGCGCTGTCATGAAATTGGGCGATGAGGCCGTTGAACCAATGGAAGTTATTTCCTCAGGGTCCATTGGCCTTGATCTGGCCCTTGGTGTTGGTGGATATCCGAAAGGACGTGTGATCGAGATCTACGGACCGGAATCTTCGGGTAAGACCACGCTCGCGATCCATGCCATTGCAGAAGCACAAAAGGCCGGTGGTATTGCGGCGATCATTGATGCGGAACATGCATTCGATCGATTCTATGCTGAAGCATTGGGTGTGGATATCGAGAATCTATTGATCAGCCAACCGGATAACGGTGAGCAGGCACTTGAGATCGCCGATAACTTGATCCGTTCTGGCGCGATCGATATTCTGGTGATCGATTCCGTGGCTGCTTTGACACCTCGCGCAGAGATCGAAGGTGAAATGGGCGATAGTGTAGTTGGTATGCAAGCACGATTGATGTCCAAGGCTCTACGTAAGCTTACCGGAACAATCAGCAAGACCGGATGTTGCTGCATTTTCATCAACCAGTTGCGTGAGAAGATCGGGGTCATGTTCGGTAATCCGGAAACCACAACTGGCGGTAATGCGCTGAAATTCTATGCAACTATTCGCTTGGATATTCGCCGTGCGACACAGATCAAGGATGGAGAGAACGTGATCGGTAACCGTACCCGCGTGAAGGTGGTGAAGAACAAAGTGGCTCCACCATTCAAGAAGACGGAATTCGATATCATGTATGGCAAAGGCATCAGCAAAGCTGGTGAGATCATTGATATGGGCGTGGAGTTGAACATTATCAAGAAAAGCGGATCATGGTTCAGCTACATGGACAATAAACTTGGCCAAGGTCGCGATATGGTGAAGCAGATCTTGGAGGATAATCCGGAGCTGTGTGAGGAAGTTGAAGCAAAGATCAAGGAAGCGGTAGGTAAGGCCGGAGAACCGGTAACTGCCTAA
- a CDS encoding carboxylesterase family protein: MKTFCYALVLAAVPSLLVAQECGTGRYTDLNFFVETTMTTVDYGANTGVSGGNQVLRMDVYQPVGDVLTDRPVVIVAFGGSFIGGARADVADLCIFFAKLGYVAVAPDYRVGFFLPNGATTTRAVMRGTHDMKAVVRYLRKSVAEDSNPFNIDPDRIITGGVSAGAISAIHAVYLDEDSEMPVILAGEAAALGGIEGNSGSPGYSSDVFACYSFSGAIADTLYIVPGDTPLASVHEVGDGVVPCYTQEVSVVGIPTGLIASGSHDIHVRMDNLQNTNCFLSYPGTGHVGYLTSDFAGSTGFIAQFLSDLVCGTEPTCGPLATAVNTLDANEPTKAYPNPTRDVVSVDVPVGSIATIHDAQGRELFTQRATATTTRFDLSGHPDGVYTIRVAGTAPAIQVIKLDR, translated from the coding sequence ATGAAAACATTCTGTTACGCTCTTGTTCTTGCCGCTGTTCCATCCCTTCTCGTTGCTCAAGAGTGCGGGACAGGTCGGTACACGGATCTTAATTTCTTCGTTGAAACCACCATGACCACTGTGGATTATGGTGCCAATACCGGGGTAAGTGGGGGGAACCAGGTTCTCCGCATGGATGTGTACCAACCGGTAGGTGATGTTTTGACCGATCGACCTGTGGTTATCGTTGCATTCGGGGGTTCGTTCATCGGTGGAGCGCGAGCAGATGTGGCTGATCTTTGTATCTTCTTCGCTAAGCTGGGATATGTGGCCGTTGCACCGGATTATCGCGTAGGTTTCTTTTTGCCGAACGGTGCTACCACCACACGTGCGGTCATGCGTGGTACACATGATATGAAGGCAGTTGTCCGCTATTTAAGAAAGTCCGTTGCTGAGGATAGCAACCCGTTCAATATCGATCCGGATCGCATCATAACCGGTGGGGTTTCAGCAGGCGCTATCAGTGCCATCCATGCTGTCTATTTGGATGAGGACAGTGAAATGCCAGTGATCCTGGCAGGTGAAGCTGCTGCGTTAGGAGGGATCGAAGGAAACAGCGGTAGTCCTGGTTATTCCAGCGACGTGTTCGCATGCTACAGCTTTAGTGGTGCTATTGCCGATACGCTGTACATCGTACCGGGAGATACTCCATTGGCCAGTGTGCACGAGGTGGGTGACGGCGTAGTGCCCTGCTACACGCAAGAGGTTTCTGTAGTGGGCATTCCTACGGGATTGATAGCATCTGGATCCCACGATATTCACGTACGAATGGACAATTTGCAGAACACGAACTGCTTTCTGAGTTATCCGGGTACTGGACATGTTGGCTACCTAACATCTGACTTTGCCGGTTCTACTGGTTTTATCGCCCAGTTCCTTTCGGATCTCGTGTGTGGTACGGAACCCACTTGCGGTCCACTGGCAACCGCTGTGAATACACTGGATGCCAACGAACCTACTAAGGCCTATCCGAACCCAACGAGGGATGTTGTTTCGGTTGATGTACCAGTAGGTTCCATAGCTACCATTCATGACGCGCAAGGAAGGGAACTCTTTACGCAACGCGCAACGGCGACCACCACTCGCTTCGATCTTAGCGGACATCCAGATGGCGTTTATACGATCCGTGTTGCAGGTACGGCGCCAGCAATACAAGTGATAAAGCTGGATAGGTAG
- a CDS encoding tetratricopeptide repeat protein, producing the protein MNRSSIFLFLMFMLLVACGTSGTKDQVAMDASLDTLAGQFAELDQLILKSPTDASLFAKRAVLQLKRDSLGLAVNDYKRAIALDSLDPAYHIGLADLFYMKIRLPEAEQYLLNAIRLGPNDPEPKLKLAEMKLFQRKYQESMDLVNDALRLEQGRAKGYHIKGFIYQETGDTAKAISSYRTAIEQDPDYFDPLLKLAVLHAEKGDELAMDYYNSALSIEPDNTTALYGKGMFAQEQGMDSIAFTCYDRIKVLEPNNALAYYNTGYIRLVHDTATADAREQFTMAIKLMPNYAQAYYNRGLAFEMDELLDSAYVDYKKALAIQPAFDSAAESLERLQKKGIRVAP; encoded by the coding sequence ATGAACCGATCCTCGATCTTCCTATTTCTGATGTTCATGTTACTGGTCGCGTGTGGGACCAGTGGCACCAAGGATCAGGTCGCGATGGATGCTTCGTTGGATACGCTCGCTGGGCAATTCGCAGAGTTGGACCAACTGATCCTGAAGTCACCCACGGATGCTTCGTTATTCGCGAAACGCGCGGTTCTACAACTCAAACGGGATAGCCTTGGACTTGCCGTGAACGATTACAAGCGAGCTATTGCCTTGGATAGTTTGGATCCAGCTTACCATATTGGATTGGCGGACCTGTTCTACATGAAGATCCGACTTCCGGAAGCAGAACAATACTTGTTGAACGCGATAAGGCTAGGTCCGAATGACCCGGAACCCAAACTGAAGCTCGCGGAAATGAAATTGTTCCAGCGTAAATACCAAGAGTCGATGGACCTTGTGAACGACGCGTTACGCTTAGAGCAAGGGCGAGCCAAGGGGTATCATATCAAAGGGTTCATCTATCAAGAGACCGGCGATACGGCGAAAGCCATCAGTAGTTACCGTACTGCCATTGAACAGGATCCTGATTATTTCGATCCATTACTTAAGCTGGCTGTACTTCATGCTGAAAAAGGCGATGAACTGGCCATGGATTACTATAATTCGGCTTTGTCCATAGAACCGGACAATACTACGGCACTGTATGGAAAGGGGATGTTCGCTCAAGAGCAGGGTATGGATAGCATTGCTTTTACGTGTTACGATAGGATCAAAGTGCTTGAACCAAATAATGCCTTGGCCTATTACAACACCGGTTATATCAGACTAGTTCACGATACGGCTACTGCTGATGCGCGCGAACAATTCACCATGGCGATAAAGTTGATGCCGAACTATGCACAAGCTTATTACAACCGCGGTCTAGCGTTCGAAATGGACGAGTTGCTGGATAGCGCTTACGTCGATTACAAGAAAGCGTTAGCGATCCAACCTGCCTTTGATTCCGCAGCGGAAAGCCTGGAACGTCTTCAGAAGAAGGGGATCCGAGTGGCTCCTTGA
- a CDS encoding outer membrane beta-barrel protein, whose translation MKKLILTLTCVAAIGAANAQVQVNPQLGITYQHLTNPAPNVEYNAALGWQLGADLRIGDRLYVQPGVFFGRNATLQRTSYSDTLTVEGNLVRTNLKLKAMVGYRIVDTYQFDLRFAMGPTYDVLLSADDKNDRIGYNQGDFSKGSLNIDAALGFDMGVFTLEPSVSFGLSRVFNDNLLVRDIDSRYLTYGLTLGVNFGNDDK comes from the coding sequence ATGAAAAAGCTCATCCTCACTCTTACCTGCGTGGCAGCCATTGGTGCAGCGAACGCCCAAGTCCAAGTGAATCCTCAATTAGGTATCACCTATCAGCACCTGACGAACCCTGCCCCAAATGTTGAATACAACGCTGCATTGGGCTGGCAGTTAGGAGCAGATCTGCGCATTGGTGATCGGTTATATGTTCAGCCGGGCGTATTCTTTGGTCGCAATGCCACACTTCAGAGAACTAGTTACAGCGATACATTGACCGTTGAGGGAAACCTGGTGCGCACCAACTTAAAGTTGAAGGCCATGGTCGGGTACCGGATCGTGGATACCTATCAGTTCGATCTCCGTTTTGCCATGGGACCAACGTATGACGTGCTACTTAGCGCAGATGACAAGAACGATCGGATCGGTTACAACCAAGGTGATTTCAGCAAAGGTTCGCTCAACATCGATGCTGCCCTTGGTTTTGACATGGGAGTATTCACCTTGGAGCCTAGCGTCAGCTTTGGACTAAGCCGTGTATTCAACGACAACCTCTTGGTACGGGACATCGACTCAAGATACCTCACCTATGGACTGACCTTGGGAGTGAACTTCGGAAACGACGATAAGTAG
- a CDS encoding rhodanese-like domain-containing protein — translation MRTLIILLSVLTFSVSGCSQSSSTKTIDRDLNIEQFKTELAKGDAVLIDVRTPGEYASGHLEGSTNIDWSAKDYETHFLALDPAKPVLLYCQAGGRSGQAKEFLESKGYDVKHLEGGYGSWSKAGEATVK, via the coding sequence ATGCGCACACTGATCATTTTGTTATCCGTCCTAACGTTCAGCGTTAGTGGCTGTTCCCAATCTTCTAGTACAAAAACGATTGATCGGGATCTGAACATTGAACAATTCAAGACCGAACTTGCTAAAGGAGATGCGGTTCTTATAGATGTTCGCACACCGGGAGAATATGCCAGCGGACACCTTGAAGGCAGTACGAATATTGACTGGTCTGCAAAGGACTATGAAACCCATTTTCTTGCCCTTGACCCTGCTAAGCCTGTGCTACTATACTGCCAAGCAGGTGGGCGTAGTGGACAAGCAAAGGAGTTCCTGGAAAGCAAAGGGTACGATGTAAAACACTTGGAGGGAGGATATGGTAGCTGGTCCAAAGCTGGAGAAGCTACGGTCAAGTGA
- a CDS encoding T9SS type A sorting domain-containing protein produces MLSSLVKGVSLCAIVFFILPKANGQQFSISTPVINTCSGVLEDTGGPGGEYGNNESFTTTICPDTVGGELTLTWSVFNLSIVGSQNSWDRIEMWDGNSTSANYLGSYTGSSLSGLTASATIYNTSGCLTIRFTSNGVGTGNFAASISCIGGSNTCNQPTAISSTAISDTTVLCLGDTLFLDGSNSIPYGGTTITEWQWNTGVMAPFVTSSPIDTLVLTEAGVIALQLLVTSDENCTSTISEPQNILVSGPVSFLGTITPETVCIPATVDLFGNATLDPFVQVSYTGAQYGPGIFLPDDVGVILTSTAVYTNASVGSTVTDPAELGDICLNMEHSYMGDLFVQLECPNGQFVNLHEQGGGGTFLGAANDSDTSAEPVPGICWEYCFNTNPDHGSWADCAQFGPTPNVTTSSTGSALVAGSYTPVTALTSLIGCPVNGEWKMKFTDLWGGDNGFLCSWSISGFPQEIDSSYVSLSATLDLQNPALTNWTGPATTPSATLPIIATTQITNLGPNTYTFTVKDSYGCRFDTTVTIVGSDTIEFTLVQIDGVIYAPDGLGTYEWSFNGAVLSNEVSSSIAVVGSGLYAVNILTSNGCAGTDSIMGYQPMGISEFFDPTPLRIIPNPTNGTFRLQLDRIEGNSCTLELCDVTGRLVLAEQYSRWSATETIQAGHLNQGTYFIQVVSVDERFVGKVILER; encoded by the coding sequence ATGCTATCATCATTGGTCAAGGGCGTTTCTTTATGTGCCATTGTTTTCTTCATTTTACCGAAAGCGAATGGGCAACAGTTCAGCATTTCGACACCTGTGATAAACACGTGTTCTGGAGTTCTGGAGGACACCGGAGGCCCTGGAGGTGAATACGGGAACAACGAGAGTTTTACAACGACGATCTGCCCAGATACGGTTGGCGGCGAACTCACACTTACATGGTCCGTGTTCAACCTTAGTATCGTGGGTTCTCAAAATTCCTGGGACCGCATAGAGATGTGGGATGGGAACAGCACCTCAGCGAATTATTTGGGCAGTTACACGGGGAGTTCGCTATCCGGTCTGACTGCATCAGCAACGATATACAATACTTCTGGTTGCCTCACTATCCGATTTACATCCAACGGTGTTGGTACAGGTAATTTTGCTGCTTCTATCTCCTGTATTGGAGGGAGCAATACTTGCAACCAGCCAACCGCTATCAGTAGCACAGCGATCAGTGACACAACAGTCTTGTGCCTTGGCGATACGCTATTCTTGGATGGCAGCAATTCAATACCTTATGGAGGAACCACGATCACGGAATGGCAATGGAATACGGGAGTTATGGCGCCGTTCGTGACCAGTTCGCCAATTGACACATTGGTATTGACAGAAGCTGGTGTCATCGCGCTACAACTTCTTGTTACAAGTGATGAAAACTGTACGTCCACAATAAGCGAGCCTCAGAACATTTTGGTTAGCGGTCCTGTCAGCTTTTTAGGGACTATTACACCCGAAACGGTTTGCATACCGGCTACGGTGGATCTTTTCGGGAACGCGACACTAGACCCTTTCGTACAAGTTTCTTATACCGGGGCACAATATGGCCCTGGAATATTCTTGCCGGATGACGTAGGTGTAATTTTAACGTCAACCGCTGTGTACACGAATGCGTCTGTAGGTTCTACGGTAACCGATCCTGCGGAGCTAGGTGATATTTGTTTGAATATGGAACACTCCTACATGGGTGACCTCTTTGTGCAACTAGAATGCCCCAATGGACAGTTCGTGAATTTGCATGAACAAGGCGGCGGCGGAACGTTCTTGGGCGCTGCCAATGATAGTGACACTAGCGCTGAACCAGTTCCTGGAATTTGTTGGGAGTATTGTTTTAATACCAACCCGGACCATGGCAGTTGGGCGGATTGCGCACAGTTCGGTCCAACGCCGAACGTTACTACATCCAGCACAGGCTCTGCTTTAGTCGCGGGAAGTTACACGCCAGTAACCGCCTTAACTAGTTTGATCGGTTGCCCAGTCAATGGCGAATGGAAAATGAAGTTCACGGATCTGTGGGGCGGTGACAACGGATTCTTGTGTTCTTGGAGCATCTCAGGTTTCCCGCAGGAAATTGACAGTAGCTATGTTTCGCTTTCTGCGACGCTCGATCTACAAAACCCGGCACTAACTAACTGGACCGGACCAGCAACAACTCCATCTGCAACACTACCCATAATAGCGACCACGCAGATCACGAACCTTGGTCCGAACACGTACACCTTTACAGTAAAAGATTCGTATGGCTGCAGATTCGACACCACAGTAACTATTGTTGGTTCAGACACAATCGAATTCACCTTGGTCCAAATTGATGGTGTGATCTACGCGCCAGATGGCTTAGGCACCTATGAATGGTCATTCAATGGCGCAGTCTTATCCAATGAAGTAAGCTCCAGCATAGCTGTTGTTGGATCTGGACTTTACGCCGTAAATATTTTAACCAGCAATGGCTGCGCAGGTACCGATTCAATAATGGGTTATCAACCAATGGGCATTTCTGAATTCTTCGACCCAACTCCCCTGCGCATCATCCCAAACCCGACCAACGGCACATTCCGTTTACAGCTTGATAGGATAGAAGGCAATTCCTGCACCTTGGAACTGTGCGACGTTACAGGCCGTCTTGTGCTTGCCGAACAATACAGCCGCTGGAGCGCTACGGAAACCATACAAGCCGGACATTTGAACCAAGGCACGTACTTCATCCAGGTGGTTTCAGTTGATGAACGGTTTGTAGGGAAGGTAATTCTGGAGCGGTAA
- the bcp gene encoding thioredoxin-dependent thiol peroxidase — protein MLLDSMPEVGSKAPAFSALDQDGEKVSLAGLKGKKVALLFYPKDDTPTYTVEVCDLRDNHARLKKAGYNVIGVSPDDITSHKKFANKFKLPFSLLADEEKKIVNAYGVWGPKKLYGREYDGLHRTTFLINEKGIIERLITGVRSKIHAQQILKDG, from the coding sequence ATGTTACTCGATTCTATGCCCGAAGTAGGGTCAAAAGCTCCCGCATTTTCCGCCTTGGACCAGGACGGAGAAAAGGTGTCTTTGGCTGGTCTTAAAGGAAAAAAGGTGGCGCTTTTATTCTATCCTAAAGATGATACGCCTACGTACACAGTTGAGGTCTGTGATCTGAGAGACAACCATGCAAGATTGAAAAAGGCTGGATACAATGTCATAGGGGTCAGCCCGGATGATATTACAAGCCACAAGAAATTCGCCAACAAATTCAAACTACCTTTCTCGCTGCTAGCGGATGAGGAAAAGAAGATCGTGAATGCGTACGGTGTTTGGGGGCCGAAGAAATTGTATGGGCGTGAATACGATGGACTGCATCGAACCACGTTCCTGATCAATGAGAAAGGAATCATTGAGCGATTGATAACAGGTGTTCGAAGCAAGATCCACGCGCAACAAATACTGAAGGACGGATAA